From one Shewanella sp. GD04112 genomic stretch:
- a CDS encoding Na+/H+ antiporter NhaC family protein, translating into MSPNLLAILPLLLTLVLALWLRRTLVALGVGILSGALIIAHFDIGQSLGYLLEIGAKQFYSQGAWQWWHLNVLMAMLLLGSMTQLLARSGAVEQFGDWLYRRIRTGRQARIGVVLLGWLVFIDGIFSCLAVGHVCQPLSQRYGIRQTQLAYLVDSNASPLCSLLPFSSWGPYVMALLAGLSFLPVSALEAFIDVALFNFYAITTLGLSLIVAWFGMGFRPIENAVLVADPVEPSLTPSQGNPWLLAIPMLTLLCASVGLTLWSGAQQVPSWDVSAWLAKADIGAAMRDACLLSTLVTLVLLMLSGRSIGKLLGDLAHGVRMIAFAIAILLCTWMIGAVIQDLGVASLLAAWAKLYLSPSLLVAGMFLLCAIMAFTTGSSWGTFAIMIPIGGEIAHNMDVSLLLPVLSAVMAGSVFGDHCSPISDTSVLSATSSGCLPHDHVVTQLPFALIGAGAALVGFQLVNLSVATLFVWFGVIGTALGLLALMTRFYPPWLSARSQTN; encoded by the coding sequence ATGTCGCCGAATCTGCTTGCGATACTTCCCCTGTTATTAACCCTAGTGCTAGCCCTTTGGCTACGGCGTACCTTAGTGGCACTGGGTGTCGGTATCCTCTCGGGCGCCTTAATCATTGCCCACTTCGATATAGGGCAAAGCTTGGGCTATCTCTTGGAGATAGGCGCTAAGCAGTTTTACAGCCAAGGCGCTTGGCAGTGGTGGCATTTAAACGTGCTGATGGCCATGTTGCTGCTGGGCAGCATGACGCAGCTCCTCGCCAGAAGCGGTGCGGTAGAGCAATTTGGTGATTGGCTATATCGACGTATTCGCACGGGGCGACAGGCGCGTATTGGTGTGGTGCTGTTGGGCTGGCTAGTCTTTATCGATGGTATTTTTAGTTGCCTCGCCGTGGGTCATGTTTGCCAACCTCTGAGCCAGCGTTATGGCATCCGTCAGACGCAGTTGGCCTATTTAGTCGACTCTAATGCATCGCCGCTCTGTTCGCTCTTGCCTTTTTCTAGCTGGGGACCCTATGTGATGGCGCTCTTGGCGGGACTCAGCTTTTTACCCGTCTCCGCCCTTGAGGCCTTCATCGACGTCGCCTTATTCAATTTTTATGCGATAACCACCTTAGGCTTGTCGCTGATTGTGGCTTGGTTTGGGATGGGGTTTCGCCCCATCGAGAATGCAGTATTGGTGGCAGATCCCGTTGAGCCAAGTTTAACTCCCTCCCAAGGCAATCCTTGGTTGCTTGCGATTCCCATGCTGACCTTACTGTGCGCCTCTGTCGGTTTAACTCTCTGGTCTGGCGCGCAGCAGGTGCCGTCATGGGATGTTTCGGCCTGGTTAGCTAAAGCCGATATTGGCGCAGCGATGCGCGATGCCTGTCTGTTATCGACCTTAGTGACGCTAGTGTTGTTGATGTTGTCGGGCCGAAGCATAGGGAAACTGCTGGGGGACTTGGCGCATGGGGTGCGGATGATCGCCTTTGCCATCGCGATTTTACTCTGTACTTGGATGATAGGCGCAGTGATCCAAGATCTGGGCGTGGCGAGCTTGTTAGCGGCTTGGGCTAAATTGTACTTATCCCCGAGTCTGCTGGTGGCGGGGATGTTTCTACTCTGCGCTATCATGGCCTTTACCACAGGCTCAAGCTGGGGCACCTTTGCGATTATGATCCCCATCGGTGGGGAAATTGCCCATAACATGGATGTCAGCTTGCTGTTACCTGTATTGAGTGCGGTGATGGCGGGCTCGGTGTTTGGCGATCATTGCTCGCCGATTTCCGATACTAGCGTGCTGAGTGCGACGAGTTCTGGCTGCTTACCCCATGACCATGTGGTGACTCAACTGCCGTTTGCATTAATCGGAGCTGGTGCGGCATTAGTGGGATTTCAGTTAGTTAACTTATCGGTTGCAACCCTATTCGTGTGGTTTGGGGTCATAGGCACTGCGCTAGGGTTATTGGCCTTAATGACACGCTTTTATCCACCTTGGCTGAGCGCTCGTTCGCAGACAAACTGA
- a CDS encoding Rho-binding antiterminator, whose protein sequence is MSDYKMIPCAHYDYLELACMHGYRLDIELQDGSLCQARAITTQTHADKTEWLVVEHQAGQQTLRLDSIIAITPTDPHASFGRVMIASR, encoded by the coding sequence ATGTCTGACTACAAAATGATCCCCTGTGCCCACTACGACTACCTTGAGCTGGCCTGTATGCACGGCTATCGCCTCGACATTGAATTGCAGGACGGCAGTCTGTGCCAAGCACGGGCAATCACGACCCAGACCCACGCCGATAAGACTGAATGGCTGGTCGTCGAACATCAAGCTGGTCAGCAAACACTGCGGCTAGATAGCATTATCGCCATCACTCCCACAGATCCCCATGCCAGTTTTGGCCGTGTTATGATTGCAAGCCGGTAG
- a CDS encoding RidA family protein — MSITRLDVGTRMSSIVIHQGTAYLCGQVAKDKYQNITEQTTTMLEEVDTLLAQAGSSREHLLSATIYLKDMNDYDAMNAVWDAWVPQGHAPARACVQAAIAEPEYLVEVSVIAAVVKA, encoded by the coding sequence ATGAGCATTACCCGTTTAGATGTTGGTACACGTATGAGCAGCATAGTGATCCACCAAGGCACAGCGTACTTATGTGGCCAAGTGGCGAAGGATAAGTATCAAAATATCACCGAACAAACGACGACTATGCTAGAGGAAGTCGACACTCTGTTAGCGCAGGCGGGCAGCTCTCGGGAACACTTGTTGTCAGCCACTATCTATCTAAAGGATATGAATGACTACGATGCCATGAATGCCGTTTGGGATGCTTGGGTGCCACAGGGCCATGCGCCTGCCCGTGCTTGTGTGCAGGCGGCCATTGCCGAGCCAGAATATCTGGTTGAAGTTTCTGTGATTGCCGCCGTCGTTAAGGCGTAA
- a CDS encoding thiol:disulfide interchange protein DsbA/DsbL: protein MKKALLMVAALLLAPLTVSAVEYKEGVHYTVINDGPATAKPEITEFFSFYCPHCYNFSKTVVPKILAEKPEGVAFNQAHVDFIGKEMGVEMSRAFAVAHQLNVDDKMDVALFSAIHEKKQHFTNRDDVRALFVANGVDGKAFDSAADSFMVKAQMAKMKRDTENAKISGVPALVVNGKYRVETGAIKSYDELLDIAYYLAKKQ from the coding sequence ATGAAAAAAGCATTACTTATGGTGGCAGCGCTGTTATTGGCTCCATTAACTGTATCGGCAGTTGAGTACAAAGAAGGCGTACACTACACAGTGATTAACGACGGCCCAGCGACAGCTAAGCCTGAAATTACCGAGTTTTTCTCTTTCTATTGCCCACATTGCTACAACTTCTCTAAAACTGTAGTGCCTAAAATTTTGGCTGAGAAGCCAGAAGGTGTGGCATTCAATCAAGCCCACGTAGACTTTATCGGTAAGGAAATGGGCGTAGAAATGTCACGCGCCTTTGCGGTAGCGCACCAACTGAATGTGGACGATAAAATGGATGTGGCCCTCTTTTCTGCCATCCATGAAAAGAAACAACACTTCACTAACCGTGATGACGTGCGTGCCCTGTTCGTGGCTAACGGCGTTGACGGTAAGGCCTTCGATTCAGCCGCAGACTCCTTTATGGTGAAAGCGCAAATGGCGAAGATGAAGCGTGATACTGAAAACGCGAAGATTTCAGGTGTGCCTGCATTAGTGGTGAATGGCAAGTACCGCGTCGAAACGGGTGCGATCAAGTCTTACGATGAGCTGTTAGATATCGCTTATTATTTAGCTAAGAAACAGTAA
- a CDS encoding branched-chain amino acid aminotransferase — translation MEIKYDLKPASERRTEQFKPEGNVGFGSLRTDHMFLMDYRDGEWRDPRIVPYGPFEMAPGAMALHYGQSIFEGAKAFMHEDGEIYTFRINKNAERMNRSADIVCIPNIDEQMQIDAINALIDVDRLWFPMQEGACLYIRPFIFATEDRLSVSPSTRYTFCVVLSPSGAYYAAGVNKGIRLLISKTYHRAVSGGTGASKAAGNYAASLRAGKAAAQFGASQVLYLDANNQQIEEAGAMNHFHILKDGTVIIPTFTDTILKSITSQSIMELGELLGCEVRQETVMLDKFIADIESGEIIEAGGFGTAAVVSAVGSYIFEDGRVVTVGNGEVGEHIQRIYKLYTDIQKGHIQGPDGWVKRVERVAP, via the coding sequence ATGGAAATAAAATACGATTTAAAACCTGCGTCCGAACGCCGTACTGAGCAATTCAAGCCCGAAGGAAATGTGGGCTTCGGTAGCCTCAGAACCGATCATATGTTTTTAATGGATTATCGCGATGGTGAATGGCGCGATCCACGTATTGTGCCCTACGGTCCGTTTGAAATGGCTCCGGGTGCGATGGCCCTGCATTATGGTCAGTCAATCTTCGAAGGCGCCAAGGCCTTTATGCATGAAGATGGCGAAATTTACACTTTCCGTATCAACAAAAACGCCGAGCGTATGAATCGTTCTGCGGATATTGTCTGTATTCCTAATATCGATGAGCAGATGCAAATCGATGCGATCAACGCCTTGATCGACGTAGACCGTCTCTGGTTCCCGATGCAAGAAGGTGCCTGTTTATACATTCGCCCCTTTATTTTTGCGACCGAAGACCGTCTGTCTGTGAGTCCAAGTACGCGCTACACATTCTGCGTAGTGTTAAGCCCAAGTGGTGCTTACTACGCGGCGGGTGTGAATAAAGGTATTCGTCTGCTGATCAGCAAGACTTACCATCGCGCCGTATCGGGTGGTACTGGCGCCTCTAAAGCGGCGGGTAACTATGCTGCCTCATTGCGTGCCGGTAAAGCTGCCGCGCAGTTTGGTGCATCACAGGTGCTGTATTTAGATGCGAACAACCAACAGATTGAAGAAGCGGGTGCCATGAACCACTTCCACATTCTGAAAGATGGCACAGTGATCATCCCAACCTTCACCGATACCATCTTAAAATCCATTACCTCGCAATCCATTATGGAGCTGGGTGAGTTACTCGGATGCGAAGTGCGCCAAGAGACTGTAATGCTGGATAAGTTTATCGCCGATATCGAATCTGGTGAGATTATCGAAGCGGGTGGTTTTGGTACAGCTGCCGTGGTATCTGCTGTCGGTTCCTATATTTTTGAAGATGGCCGAGTGGTGACCGTGGGCAACGGTGAAGTGGGTGAGCATATTCAGCGTATCTACAAGTTGTACACCGATATCCAGAAAGGCCATATCCAAGGCCCGGATGGCTGGGTGAAACGTGTTGAGCGTGTCGCACCTTAA
- a CDS encoding cell division protein ZapB, whose amino-acid sequence MSLELLSKLETKIQATLETIELLKMELEEEKQKTSTLSEQNQQLSEQNQQLQQELASWNDKVTGLVGLLNSEI is encoded by the coding sequence ATGAGCCTTGAATTACTGTCCAAACTGGAAACCAAGATCCAGGCTACACTCGAAACTATCGAGCTTCTAAAAATGGAGCTAGAGGAAGAGAAGCAAAAGACGTCGACCTTGAGTGAGCAAAATCAACAATTATCTGAGCAAAACCAACAACTGCAACAAGAACTCGCTTCTTGGAACGACAAAGTCACCGGACTTGTTGGCCTGCTCAACAGTGAAATCTAA
- a CDS encoding EAL domain-containing protein, whose amino-acid sequence MIGVTLSHPILKLFFAALCLLGVSGAPLTGLALPLNAANTQLKFEHIRSEEGLNQNTITSLFMDSAGMLWIGTQDGLHSYNGYNFNLFIHSPNDPKSISESYVTDIIQDAHGYIWVGTFSQGINRLDLKTGTFERFGVEQGLTDPRVTKLNIVGNTLWIGTQGGLFSLSTRTNRITQVSLGTSIDPQITSLANVDNTYLLAGTKASGTFAVTANTITRLNVPQDVVAYQIKANSTRAITLALGNQLWHYDLVSQQGQVLWQTEPNVPYIKDFIQTPQGQFWVVGPEAGLIQLDREGEHFVAAYHKYDTKRPTSISENNILCLLEDPFGNLWIGASYSGLNKINTRRQYFQHLSEYSTEFPLQSNNIRSIYRSQDNALWIGTEGAGLKRLAFNHTQYEHYTSFFANALGLKTQNLNLTVRSIVQDQQGTLWFASNYGLGRLSSSGDFSLLKVSDNQDTSTEANHIRSLALDDHNRLWVATTHALYRKASENDEFTPVSITNIDNFHPEQNILLTLRVDNTTLWIGSLNGLVKLDMQTGKGEAFYHAPHDKNSIINNRIRDILVASNGDIWFATHGGMSRLSAQADTPIFKDYTREQGLPSDTIYALLEDADHHIWFSSNAGIGKLNPVSGKVINFNEQEGLQALEFNGGVKLKDQDGDLWFGGINGINRFNPKALPDKRGEARVALTAYKIAGEKHTILDLSHPPQIVMNYTDQLVSFEVTSMDFSYTGKNRFSYYLEGFDNQWHDLPTGNEITFTNIEPGHYVLHVRHSLEYNNEGNYALLVDLSVNAPFYRTQFAYVLYGLLALALLVIIYRWRKQKRQQQQEFETSIRASEERLKLALWASGDGMWDWNIQEQQVYRTHTDIPVSQWSSHTLLHDNAHPEDRERFKQVLTDHLQGRTPFFEMEYRIEHSPGNWLWILERGKVVETNELARPVRMTGTTRNITSRKLIENELVLSSQVLNSMNEAVVVAGLDYRIRSVNPAFSAITGYSERQISDKYLIHLAYSRQQRDLFNGIEQQLLRHKHWAGEIWIRNKARKAILVWLEINQVIDVKGETSHFVAVFTDITERKKAEEDLRFLASFDTLTGLPNRTLFQDRLNHAISQAHRSNNIVALLFLDLDRFKHINDSMGHHIGDLLLKAVAHRLQSAVREGDTVARLGGDEFTIILEGVAKTKAATLISEKVLKDFQAPFLLDDKSLTISTSIGISFYPNDAKDVDSLIKFADTAMYHAKALGRNNFQFYTNKLNEMATRHVQLEAGLKQAISRNELSLVYQPKFCLHNGSLTGLEALLRWHHSELGPISPAEFIPLAEETGIINQIGHWVINHACQQLAEWNELGFGDISMAVNLSARQLKADIISTIEVALSVSGLPAKALELELTESMIMGNPQESVNILSKLKALGLTIAVDDFGTGYSSLSYLKRFPIDTLKIDREFVRDITNDPDDAAITSAIIALAHSLELNVVAEGVETQEQLNFLALQGCDQVQGFLLSKPLSAQDCLALLQQRIK is encoded by the coding sequence TTGATAGGGGTAACTTTGAGCCATCCAATCCTTAAACTTTTCTTCGCCGCACTCTGTCTTCTTGGCGTATCTGGAGCGCCGCTTACAGGCTTGGCATTACCCTTAAATGCGGCTAACACACAGCTGAAATTTGAACATATCCGCAGCGAAGAAGGCTTAAATCAAAATACCATTACCAGCCTGTTTATGGACAGCGCAGGCATGCTCTGGATTGGTACTCAGGATGGATTACACAGCTACAACGGTTACAACTTCAATCTCTTTATCCACTCGCCGAACGATCCTAAGAGCATTTCCGAAAGCTATGTAACAGACATAATTCAAGATGCGCATGGCTATATCTGGGTAGGCACTTTTAGCCAAGGGATCAACCGCTTAGATTTAAAAACCGGCACCTTTGAACGCTTCGGTGTCGAGCAAGGTCTGACCGACCCTAGAGTCACTAAACTCAACATTGTCGGCAATACTCTGTGGATTGGTACACAGGGCGGACTATTTTCGCTCTCCACCCGTACCAACAGAATTACCCAAGTGTCATTGGGGACGAGCATCGACCCCCAAATCACCAGCTTAGCCAATGTGGATAACACCTATTTGCTGGCGGGCACTAAGGCCAGTGGCACCTTTGCCGTAACGGCCAATACCATCACCCGACTCAATGTACCTCAGGATGTGGTGGCCTATCAGATCAAGGCGAATTCTACCCGCGCCATTACCTTGGCCCTTGGCAATCAGCTCTGGCACTATGATCTGGTATCACAGCAGGGACAAGTACTCTGGCAAACAGAACCTAATGTCCCTTACATCAAAGACTTTATCCAAACACCCCAAGGGCAGTTTTGGGTCGTGGGGCCTGAGGCGGGTTTGATCCAGCTAGATCGTGAAGGTGAACATTTTGTCGCGGCCTACCATAAGTACGATACCAAGCGCCCCACTAGCATTAGTGAAAACAATATACTGTGTCTGTTAGAGGATCCGTTTGGCAACCTATGGATTGGCGCGAGTTATTCGGGGCTAAATAAGATCAATACCCGTCGGCAGTATTTTCAGCATTTATCTGAATACTCAACAGAATTTCCCCTGCAAAGTAATAATATTCGCTCAATTTACCGCAGCCAAGATAACGCTTTATGGATAGGGACCGAAGGCGCAGGACTCAAGCGGCTCGCATTCAATCACACTCAGTACGAGCATTACACTTCATTTTTTGCCAACGCCTTAGGCCTAAAGACGCAAAACTTAAACCTGACCGTGCGCTCCATTGTTCAAGACCAGCAAGGCACGCTCTGGTTTGCCAGTAACTATGGGCTGGGCCGCCTAAGTTCTAGCGGTGACTTTAGTCTGTTAAAGGTTTCCGATAATCAAGATACCTCCACAGAAGCTAACCATATCCGTAGTTTAGCGCTAGATGACCACAACAGGCTGTGGGTTGCGACTACCCATGCCCTGTATCGAAAAGCCTCAGAGAATGATGAGTTTACGCCCGTCTCCATCACCAATATTGATAACTTTCACCCCGAGCAAAATATTCTGCTCACCCTAAGAGTGGATAACACCACACTGTGGATTGGCTCACTCAATGGTTTAGTTAAACTGGATATGCAAACGGGGAAAGGGGAAGCGTTTTACCACGCCCCCCATGACAAAAATAGTATTATCAACAACCGTATAAGAGACATTTTAGTCGCCAGTAATGGCGACATCTGGTTTGCGACCCATGGCGGTATGAGCCGCTTATCGGCACAAGCCGACACTCCGATATTTAAGGATTATACCCGTGAGCAAGGTCTGCCCAGCGACACCATTTACGCCCTGCTGGAGGATGCCGATCATCATATTTGGTTTAGCAGTAATGCGGGTATCGGCAAGTTAAATCCCGTCAGTGGCAAAGTCATCAATTTTAACGAGCAAGAAGGCCTGCAGGCGCTCGAGTTTAACGGTGGCGTGAAACTTAAAGATCAAGATGGCGACCTCTGGTTTGGCGGCATTAACGGGATCAATCGCTTTAATCCTAAAGCATTGCCCGACAAACGGGGCGAAGCCCGAGTCGCACTCACCGCCTATAAGATTGCCGGTGAAAAACACACCATCCTCGATCTTAGCCACCCGCCGCAAATCGTGATGAACTACACCGATCAATTGGTCAGCTTTGAGGTCACCTCGATGGATTTTAGCTATACGGGCAAAAACCGTTTTAGCTACTATCTCGAGGGCTTCGATAACCAATGGCACGATTTACCCACGGGGAATGAAATCACTTTTACCAATATCGAACCAGGCCATTATGTACTGCATGTACGGCATTCCTTGGAGTACAACAACGAAGGTAACTATGCACTGTTGGTCGATTTAAGTGTAAACGCCCCCTTCTACCGCACTCAATTTGCCTATGTGCTTTATGGGTTACTGGCATTAGCCTTATTGGTCATTATCTATCGGTGGCGTAAACAAAAACGCCAGCAGCAACAAGAGTTTGAGACCAGCATCCGCGCCTCCGAAGAGCGGCTAAAATTGGCACTCTGGGCTTCGGGCGATGGCATGTGGGATTGGAACATCCAAGAACAGCAGGTCTATCGTACCCATACGGATATTCCGGTTTCCCAATGGAGTAGCCACACACTGTTGCACGACAATGCCCACCCTGAGGATAGGGAGCGGTTTAAACAAGTCTTGACCGACCATCTACAGGGGCGCACACCATTTTTTGAAATGGAATATCGCATCGAGCATTCACCGGGTAACTGGCTGTGGATCCTTGAGCGCGGCAAAGTAGTCGAAACCAATGAGCTGGCCAGACCCGTGCGTATGACGGGCACCACCCGTAATATCACTTCGCGTAAGTTGATCGAAAACGAGCTAGTGCTCTCTTCTCAAGTGCTTAACAGCATGAACGAAGCCGTTGTGGTGGCAGGTTTGGACTATCGTATCCGCTCGGTAAACCCCGCCTTTAGCGCCATTACCGGATATTCGGAGCGGCAAATCAGCGATAAATATTTAATTCACTTAGCCTACAGCCGACAACAGCGAGATCTGTTCAATGGCATTGAGCAGCAACTGCTGCGCCATAAACATTGGGCGGGTGAAATTTGGATCCGCAACAAGGCACGCAAGGCGATTCTGGTATGGCTTGAGATCAATCAAGTTATCGATGTGAAAGGGGAAACCAGCCACTTTGTGGCGGTGTTTACCGATATTACAGAACGTAAAAAGGCCGAAGAGGATCTTCGCTTCCTCGCCAGCTTCGATACTCTGACAGGGCTGCCGAATCGCACCTTGTTCCAGGACAGGCTCAACCACGCCATATCTCAGGCCCATAGATCGAATAATATCGTCGCCCTGCTGTTTTTAGACCTCGACCGCTTTAAGCATATCAATGACTCTATGGGGCACCATATTGGCGATCTGCTGCTCAAAGCCGTGGCCCACAGGCTGCAAAGTGCTGTTCGCGAAGGGGATACGGTTGCCCGTTTAGGCGGCGATGAATTTACCATTATTTTGGAAGGTGTGGCGAAAACCAAGGCGGCGACGCTGATCTCAGAGAAAGTGCTCAAAGACTTTCAGGCGCCCTTCTTACTCGATGATAAGTCCCTGACTATCTCAACCTCGATTGGTATCAGCTTCTATCCCAATGATGCAAAAGATGTGGATTCGCTGATCAAGTTTGCCGACACCGCCATGTACCATGCCAAGGCGCTAGGTCGGAATAACTTTCAGTTTTACACCAATAAGCTCAATGAGATGGCAACGCGCCATGTGCAACTTGAGGCAGGGCTTAAACAGGCCATCTCACGCAATGAGTTAAGCTTGGTGTATCAACCCAAGTTTTGTTTACACAATGGCTCACTCACAGGGCTTGAGGCGCTGCTGCGCTGGCATCATTCCGAACTAGGCCCAATCTCGCCCGCCGAGTTTATTCCGCTGGCGGAGGAAACCGGCATCATTAACCAAATTGGCCATTGGGTGATCAACCACGCTTGCCAGCAACTCGCTGAGTGGAATGAGCTAGGTTTTGGCGATATCAGCATGGCGGTGAACCTTTCGGCCAGGCAGTTGAAGGCCGATATTATTTCGACCATCGAAGTGGCTCTCTCGGTATCAGGTTTACCCGCCAAGGCGCTCGAGCTGGAGTTAACCGAGTCGATGATCATGGGTAATCCGCAGGAGTCGGTTAATATCCTCTCGAAACTCAAGGCACTAGGTTTAACCATCGCGGTGGATGATTTCGGTACTGGCTACTCGAGCCTGAGTTATCTTAAACGTTTCCCTATCGACACCTTAAAAATCGACCGTGAGTTTGTGCGCGACATTACCAACGACCCCGACGATGCAGCCATTACCAGCGCGATTATCGCCCTCGCCCACAGCCTAGAGTTAAATGTGGTGGCGGAAGGGGTCGAAACCCAAGAGCAGCTGAACTTCTTGGCGCTACAAGGTTGCGATCAAGTACAGGGCTTCCTGTTGAGTAAACCACTCAGCGCCCAAGATTGCTTAGCACTGTTGCAACAACGGATAAAATAA
- a CDS encoding DUF1107 domain-containing protein, which produces MRVFPVYAPKLIAKHARIFLTGVIWVKDLGRLEFEKGRFLLPRKSLPKVKQAILELNELIESQNHQTKTA; this is translated from the coding sequence ATGAGAGTTTTCCCTGTATACGCACCGAAGCTGATTGCAAAGCATGCGCGTATTTTTCTCACTGGCGTGATATGGGTTAAAGACTTAGGTCGATTAGAATTTGAAAAGGGGCGTTTTTTATTGCCAAGAAAAAGCCTGCCAAAAGTGAAGCAGGCTATCTTAGAGCTGAACGAACTGATTGAATCGCAGAATCATCAAACTAAAACAGCTTAG
- a CDS encoding serine/threonine protein kinase codes for MSQDKLAPSQGTVDDTHSDAAFDFQALTPDLILDAIESLGVYPETGLLALNSYENRVYQFRSDEGPRYVVKFYRPDRWTDAQIQEEHDYAIALAEQEIPMAVPASVQGQTLHHFHGFRFALFPSIGGRPFEVDNLEQLEFVGRFIGRIHQYGAQSTFKAREPLNPQILGDEPLAWLKQSDLVPSTLRPAFFTVVEQVLAKVNRIWVQQSFTPIRLHGDLHPGNILWTPDGPGFVDLDDARMGPAIQDLWMMLTGDRAQQQLQLEVLLEAYEEFCEFDTRQLALIEPLRALRMVHYNAWIGRRWQDPAFPMHFPWFGDEKYWEQQILAFKEQLAALDEPPLSLIPLLNV; via the coding sequence ATGAGCCAAGATAAGTTAGCCCCATCTCAGGGGACGGTCGATGATACGCATTCGGACGCAGCCTTTGACTTTCAAGCCTTAACGCCGGATTTGATTTTAGATGCGATCGAGAGTCTTGGGGTGTATCCCGAGACAGGCCTACTCGCGCTCAATAGCTACGAAAACCGCGTGTATCAATTTCGCAGCGATGAAGGGCCGCGCTATGTGGTGAAGTTTTATCGCCCCGATCGTTGGACCGATGCGCAGATCCAAGAAGAGCACGACTATGCCATCGCCCTTGCCGAACAGGAAATCCCAATGGCGGTGCCCGCATCTGTACAAGGGCAGACCTTGCATCATTTCCATGGCTTTCGCTTTGCACTGTTTCCCTCCATCGGCGGTCGTCCCTTCGAAGTGGATAATTTAGAGCAGTTGGAATTTGTTGGGCGTTTTATCGGTCGTATACACCAGTACGGCGCGCAGTCGACGTTTAAGGCCCGTGAGCCACTGAATCCCCAGATTTTAGGCGATGAACCTTTAGCCTGGTTAAAGCAGTCAGACTTAGTGCCAAGCACACTGCGCCCCGCGTTTTTTACCGTAGTAGAGCAAGTGCTGGCGAAGGTGAATCGCATTTGGGTGCAGCAATCTTTTACGCCTATTCGTCTGCATGGGGATTTGCACCCGGGGAATATTCTTTGGACTCCCGATGGGCCTGGGTTTGTGGATTTAGACGATGCCCGCATGGGACCGGCTATTCAAGATTTATGGATGATGCTGACGGGCGATAGAGCGCAGCAGCAACTGCAACTCGAGGTATTACTCGAGGCCTATGAAGAGTTTTGTGAGTTCGATACTCGGCAGTTGGCGTTGATTGAACCCCTACGCGCATTACGGATGGTGCACTATAACGCTTGGATTGGCAGGCGTTGGCAGGATCCTGCTTTCCCTATGCATTTCCCCTGGTTTGGGGATGAAAAGTATTGGGAGCAGCAGATCTTAGCCTTTAAGGAGCAACTCGCGGCACTCGATGAGCCGCCGCTGAGCCTGATTCCCCTACTAAATGTGTGA
- a CDS encoding DUF1223 domain-containing protein, translated as MKCILLVGLLWLQFWQPVLAQSLAPFQAQSAVTRPYIIELYTSQGCSSCPPAEAWLSEQFNKTDLWQKYFPLAFHVTYWDYLGWKDIFGQRAFSERQYQHLNQKHTRQVYTPQFVINAKEWRGWFSGELNGNFAMPQPEVGVLKVSIANQQLEASFEPLSTWAQDKDLHRVRLHLALVGSGFTTEIKRGENRHRQLTHDFVVLSLQSLPASRVLEHAKDPTLQFTQSLDAIPASAFSAPRLAWVAWLTLNEEPIQAVGGWLEAPQGDIQSQ; from the coding sequence ATGAAGTGCATCTTACTCGTTGGTCTTTTGTGGTTGCAGTTTTGGCAACCCGTATTGGCTCAGTCGTTGGCGCCTTTTCAAGCGCAGAGTGCCGTGACTCGCCCCTATATTATCGAACTTTATACGTCACAGGGCTGCAGTAGTTGTCCGCCCGCCGAGGCTTGGTTATCTGAGCAGTTTAATAAGACCGACCTATGGCAGAAATATTTTCCGTTAGCCTTTCATGTGACGTATTGGGATTACCTAGGATGGAAGGATATTTTTGGCCAAAGGGCTTTCAGTGAACGCCAATATCAGCATTTAAACCAAAAGCATACGCGACAAGTGTATACACCGCAGTTTGTGATTAATGCTAAGGAGTGGCGTGGGTGGTTCTCGGGTGAGTTAAATGGGAACTTTGCTATGCCTCAACCTGAGGTGGGTGTGCTTAAGGTGAGTATCGCCAACCAGCAGCTTGAGGCGAGTTTTGAGCCGCTGTCCACTTGGGCGCAGGATAAAGACTTGCATCGAGTGCGTTTGCATTTGGCCTTGGTCGGCTCGGGTTTTACGACTGAGATCAAACGCGGCGAGAATCGCCATAGGCAATTAACCCATGATTTTGTGGTGCTGAGTTTGCAATCTTTGCCCGCGAGTAGAGTGCTTGAACATGCCAAAGACCCTACGCTGCAGTTTACCCAATCCCTCGATGCCATTCCCGCATCAGCGTTTAGTGCGCCCCGTTTGGCGTGGGTGGCCTGGTTAACGCTAAATGAAGAACCCATACAAGCCGTGGGCGGCTGGCTTGAGGCGCCGCAGGGCGATATCCAAAGTCAATAA